Proteins found in one Pempheris klunzingeri isolate RE-2024b chromosome 6, fPemKlu1.hap1, whole genome shotgun sequence genomic segment:
- the tmed5 gene encoding transmembrane emp24 domain-containing protein 5 has protein sequence MDVVRVVVCVLSAFVALVSEKFLVLAAFSQSMDSDFTFTLPAGRRECFYQTMKRDASLEIEYQVLDGAGLDVDFLISSPSGQVLFSDYRKSDGVHTVETEDGDYMFCFDNTFSAVSEKLIFFELILDNMNIDEDPDDWKEYVHGTDMLDMKLEDIMDTINNVKARLGKSVQIQTVLRAFEARDRNIQESNFDRVNFWSVINLIVMLCVSAVQVYLVRSLFDDKRKIRT, from the exons ATGGACGTAGTCCGGGTtgttgtgtgtgtcctgtccGCGTTTGTCGCTCTGGTCTCGGAGAAGTTTTTGGTGCTGGCTGCCTTCTCTCAGTCCATGGACAGCGACTTCACATTCACTCTGCCCGCCGGTCGCAGGGAGTGTTTCTACCAGACCATGAAGAGAGATGCCTCACTGGAGATTGAATACCAG GTATTAGATGGTGCAGGTCTCGATGTAGATTTCTTAATCTCCTCTCCTTCTGGCCAAGTGCTGTTCAGTGACTACCGCAAGTCAGATGGAGTGCACAC TGTTGAAACTGAGGATGGAGACTACATGTTTTGCTTTGACAACACGTTCAGTGCCGTTTCTGAGAAGCTCATCTTCTTCGAGTTGATCCTGGACAACATGAACATAGATGAGGACCCAGACGACTGGAAGGAGTATGTCCATGGAACAGACATGCTGGACATGAAGCTGGAAGACATTATG GACACCATCAACAACGTGAAGGCCCGGCTGGGGAAAAGCGTGCAAATCCAGACGGTGCTGCGGGCCTTCGAGGCTCGTGATAGAAACATACAGGAGAGTAACTTTGACCGAGTGAACTTTTGGTCAGTGATAAATCTCATTGTTATGTTATGTGTATCAGCAGTTCAAGTTTACCTCGTCCGCTCACTGTTTGATGACAAAAGGAAGATTCGTACATAA